One Citricoccus sp. K5 DNA window includes the following coding sequences:
- a CDS encoding acetyl-CoA C-acetyltransferase gives MTEKTSPTSANISAAPQDSPRIASGQPAIAGGEVRQAVIIGGNRTPFARSHGAYAKATNKDLLTSALNGLIARFGLQGERIGEVAAGAVIKHSKDFNLTRESVLGTSLDPATPAHEVQIACATGMEAIGGLANKIRLGQLDSAIGGGVDSISDAPIVFNDAARAVLMELNRARTTQDRIKAVLKFRPGHLAPEAPGTEEPRTGLSMGEHQARTTHQWGITRQAQDELALASHHHLAAAYDRGFFDDLVTPFGTLTRDNNLRGDTTLEKLGKLKPAFGRDLGDEATMTAGNSTPLTDGASTVLLGSEEWAAERGLPVLADFVDFETGAVDFVDGKEGLLMAPAYALSRLLQRQGLSLQDFDYYEIHEAFAGTVLSTLKAWEDEDFCRDQLGLDAPLGAIDRSKLNVNGSSLAAGHPFAATGGRITATLATMLHEKGPGSLGLISVCAAGGQGIVAIVRGR, from the coding sequence ATGACCGAGAAGACCTCCCCGACCTCCGCGAACATCTCAGCCGCTCCGCAGGACTCACCGCGGATCGCGTCCGGCCAGCCCGCCATCGCCGGGGGCGAGGTGCGGCAGGCCGTCATCATCGGTGGAAACCGCACCCCGTTCGCGCGGTCCCATGGCGCCTATGCCAAGGCGACCAACAAGGACCTGCTGACCTCCGCCCTGAACGGACTCATTGCCCGGTTCGGGCTGCAGGGGGAGCGGATCGGGGAGGTCGCGGCCGGCGCGGTCATCAAGCACAGCAAGGACTTCAACCTGACCCGGGAATCCGTCCTCGGCACCTCGCTGGACCCGGCCACGCCGGCTCACGAGGTCCAGATCGCCTGTGCCACGGGCATGGAGGCCATCGGGGGGCTCGCCAACAAGATCCGACTGGGGCAACTCGACTCGGCCATCGGCGGTGGCGTGGACAGCATCTCCGACGCCCCCATCGTCTTCAACGACGCCGCGCGCGCCGTGCTGATGGAGCTCAACCGCGCCCGCACCACGCAGGACCGGATCAAGGCCGTCCTGAAGTTCCGTCCCGGCCACCTCGCTCCGGAGGCCCCGGGCACCGAGGAGCCCCGCACGGGGCTGTCCATGGGGGAACACCAGGCCCGGACCACACACCAGTGGGGAATCACCCGGCAGGCTCAGGACGAGCTGGCCCTGGCCAGCCACCACCACCTCGCAGCCGCCTATGACCGTGGCTTCTTCGACGATCTCGTGACGCCTTTCGGCACGCTGACCCGGGACAACAACCTGCGTGGGGACACGACGCTCGAGAAGCTCGGCAAGCTCAAGCCCGCCTTCGGCCGCGACCTCGGGGACGAGGCCACCATGACCGCCGGAAACTCCACCCCGCTGACGGACGGGGCCTCGACGGTCCTGCTCGGTTCCGAGGAATGGGCCGCCGAGAGGGGCCTGCCCGTGCTCGCCGACTTCGTGGACTTCGAGACCGGTGCCGTGGACTTCGTGGACGGCAAGGAGGGCTTGCTCATGGCACCGGCCTACGCCCTGTCCCGGCTCCTGCAGCGCCAGGGACTGTCCTTGCAGGACTTCGACTACTACGAGATCCATGAGGCCTTCGCCGGAACAGTCCTGTCCACCCTGAAGGCCTGGGAGGATGAGGACTTCTGCCGAGACCAGCTGGGTCTGGACGCGCCACTGGGAGCCATCGACCGATCCAAACTCAACGTCAACGGCTCCTCGCTGGCAGCCGGTCACCCGTTCGCCGCCACCGGCGGGCGGATCACCGCCACCCTGGCCACGATGCTCCACGAGAAGGGGCCGGGCTCCCTCGGCCTGATCTCGGTCTGCGCAGCCGGCGGCCAGGGCATCGTCGCGATCGTCCGGGGGCGCTGA
- a CDS encoding NAD-dependent epimerase/dehydratase family protein, whose protein sequence is MNPENRQSDTGAGPRRPIRRAVVTGGAGFLGSHLCTELRRREVEVVCLDNFLTGNAVNIEHLIGDPGFRLVQCDVTDYIHVPGEVDLVLHFASPASPIDYLKLPIHTLKVGSIGTLHALGLAKDKGARFILASTSEVYGDPQVHPQSEDYWGHVNPVGPRGVYDEAKRFAEAMTVAYQGQHAVDTGIVRIFNTFGPRMRPFDGRAIPTFIRQALAGEPLTVTGDGAQTRSVCYVSDLVRGILALAWSSHSGPMNIGNPHELSVLQIARDVVAATGSDSAIEFIDRPVDDPMVRRPDTTLASHELDWTPEVPWTEGLARTVEWFRTAVDEDSLEAATRQD, encoded by the coding sequence GTGAACCCTGAGAACCGCCAGAGCGATACCGGAGCCGGACCGCGGCGCCCGATCCGCCGCGCCGTCGTCACCGGAGGCGCGGGCTTCCTCGGCAGTCACCTGTGCACCGAGCTGCGGCGGCGCGAGGTCGAGGTGGTCTGCCTGGACAACTTCCTCACCGGCAATGCCGTCAACATCGAGCACCTGATCGGCGATCCCGGCTTCCGGCTGGTCCAGTGCGACGTCACGGACTACATCCATGTCCCCGGCGAGGTGGACCTCGTGCTGCACTTCGCCTCACCGGCCTCCCCGATCGACTACCTGAAGCTGCCCATCCACACCCTCAAGGTGGGCTCGATCGGCACCCTGCACGCTCTGGGTCTGGCCAAGGACAAGGGGGCCCGCTTCATCCTCGCCTCCACCTCGGAGGTCTACGGGGATCCGCAGGTGCATCCCCAGTCCGAGGACTACTGGGGACACGTCAACCCGGTGGGGCCCCGCGGGGTGTATGACGAGGCCAAGCGCTTCGCCGAGGCCATGACGGTGGCCTATCAGGGGCAGCACGCGGTGGACACGGGCATCGTCCGGATCTTCAACACCTTCGGCCCGCGGATGCGCCCCTTCGACGGCCGGGCGATCCCCACCTTCATCCGGCAGGCGCTGGCCGGCGAGCCGTTGACCGTCACGGGTGACGGCGCGCAGACGCGCTCGGTCTGTTACGTCTCCGATCTGGTGCGCGGGATCCTGGCCCTGGCATGGAGCAGCCATTCCGGGCCGATGAACATCGGCAACCCCCACGAGCTCTCCGTGCTGCAGATCGCCCGGGACGTCGTGGCCGCCACCGGATCCGACTCGGCGATCGAGTTCATCGACCGCCCGGTGGACGATCCCATGGTCCGCCGCCCGGACACGACCCTGGCCTCCCACGAGCTGGACTGGACCCCGGAGGTGCCCTGGACAGAGGGCCTCGCGCGCACCGTGGAATGGTTCCGCACGGCCGTGGACGAGGACAGCCTTGAGGCGGCCACCCGCCAGGACTGA
- a CDS encoding MaoC/PaaZ C-terminal domain-containing protein — translation MTPLSSSYRSALSTAAKDALVRRSRPQQLPGRTVVVHDHEISAELAARYARMFHRNGPALDTADLPSVLVHVASFPAAMELMADPDFPLPLLGMVHLRNRVVHHAPVPAGTPVEVAASATRLSAHPSGTTVDLVVTVHGPARVDRPAYGTVSDPSDGTGELQLLWEGTSTYLAAGVHLPAHERPAKAGHPPFTAPQLTAQWRLPASTGREYAAVSGDFNPIHLNPVTAKLLGQKGMIAHGMYLAGRMLAGREPAGAGHEWEISFATPVLLPGTVSLGVVHADRRNAEITTELTTEVTAWNGRTGRPHFTGSITVPGSGPGHRSGPGQGRA, via the coding sequence ATGACCCCACTGAGCTCGAGCTACCGGTCCGCCCTGTCCACGGCAGCCAAGGACGCGCTGGTCAGACGGAGCCGCCCACAGCAGCTGCCGGGACGGACCGTGGTGGTCCACGACCACGAGATCAGTGCTGAACTCGCCGCCCGGTACGCCCGGATGTTCCACCGGAACGGTCCGGCCCTGGACACAGCCGACCTGCCTTCGGTGCTCGTGCACGTCGCCTCCTTCCCGGCGGCCATGGAACTCATGGCCGATCCGGATTTCCCGCTGCCACTGCTCGGCATGGTCCACCTCCGCAACCGCGTGGTCCACCATGCCCCGGTACCGGCCGGCACCCCGGTGGAGGTGGCCGCCTCGGCCACCCGCCTGAGCGCCCATCCGTCGGGCACCACCGTGGACCTCGTCGTCACCGTCCACGGCCCGGCGCGCGTTGACCGCCCCGCTTACGGCACTGTCAGCGACCCGAGCGACGGGACCGGGGAGCTGCAGCTGTTGTGGGAGGGCACGTCCACGTACCTGGCCGCCGGAGTCCACCTGCCGGCCCATGAGCGCCCGGCCAAGGCCGGTCACCCGCCGTTCACGGCACCGCAGCTGACCGCACAGTGGCGCCTCCCCGCGTCCACCGGTCGGGAGTATGCCGCCGTGTCCGGGGACTTCAACCCGATCCACCTGAATCCGGTGACCGCGAAGCTCCTGGGGCAGAAGGGCATGATCGCCCACGGGATGTACCTGGCCGGGCGGATGCTCGCGGGCCGGGAGCCGGCGGGTGCCGGTCACGAGTGGGAGATCTCCTTCGCCACCCCGGTGCTACTCCCGGGCACGGTGTCCCTGGGCGTCGTCCACGCGGATCGCCGCAACGCTGAAATCACCACCGAGCTCACGACCGAGGTCACGGCGTGGAATGGCCGCACCGGCAGGCCGCACTTCACCGGCTCGATCACGGTCCCGGGCTCAGGTCCGGGACACAGATCGGGGCCGGGGCAGGGCAGGGCGTAG
- a CDS encoding acyl-CoA dehydrogenase, with translation MTTTSDSSTTAVPAGAVPPTQANPDTEPQGAFSAISAAEPGGLDLDSVQQLLLGRWAADRLEGRENVKDPELHKIENLTMEDHRERVLGQLRILVDRGQVNKAFPRHLGGSDNHGGNIATFAELVSADPSLQIKAGVQWGLFGSAILHLGTEEHHERLLPAVMSLEVPGAFAMTEIGHGSDVSSLATTATYVPETDEFEIHTPFKAAWKEFLGNAALHGKAAVVFAQLITSGVNHGVHAFYVPLRDETGGFLPGIGGEDDGYKGGLNGIDNGRLHFDHVRIPRTNLLNRYGSVDEKGGYSSDIASPGRRFFTMIGTLVQGRVSLALSGASASALALTGAITYGNQRRQFNATSDTHEEVLMDYQLHQRRLIDRLARTYADTFAANELLEKFDAVFSGESDTDEDRQELETLAAAIKPLATWNALDTLQESREACGGAGYMAKNRFASLRHDLDIFVTFEGDNNVLLQLVGKRLLSDYSKDLTNLSIGALSRYVRGQATEAVVYRSGLRRVVQSVQDAGSERKSASWFKDAEVQRALLEDRVRTKTGAVAQALMPVARKSQAEQAATFNLHQADLIDAARNHGELLEWEAFTRAIEQIEDDHTRQVMTWMRNLFALRVIEDDLGWFLETGRISPQRARTLRTYINRLAARLRPHAQTLVDAFGYEQEHLRMDITTGDEARRQDEAAEYYRKLRASADAPIHEKVLHQREKNAAKRRNGRNQDRK, from the coding sequence ATGACCACCACCTCTGATTCCAGCACCACCGCGGTACCGGCCGGCGCGGTGCCGCCCACCCAGGCGAATCCGGACACCGAACCGCAGGGCGCCTTCAGCGCCATCTCCGCGGCAGAGCCCGGCGGACTGGACCTGGACTCCGTCCAGCAGCTGCTGCTCGGTCGGTGGGCCGCGGACCGGCTGGAGGGACGGGAGAACGTCAAGGACCCGGAGCTGCACAAGATCGAGAACCTCACCATGGAGGACCACCGTGAGCGGGTGCTGGGTCAGCTGCGCATCCTCGTGGACCGCGGTCAGGTCAACAAGGCGTTCCCGCGGCATCTCGGTGGCAGTGACAACCACGGCGGGAACATCGCCACGTTCGCGGAACTGGTGAGTGCCGACCCGTCGCTCCAGATCAAGGCCGGGGTGCAGTGGGGCCTGTTCGGCTCCGCCATCCTGCACCTGGGCACGGAGGAGCACCACGAGCGCCTCCTGCCCGCCGTCATGAGCCTGGAGGTGCCGGGTGCCTTCGCCATGACGGAGATCGGCCACGGTTCGGACGTCTCCTCGCTGGCGACCACGGCGACGTACGTCCCGGAGACCGATGAGTTCGAGATCCACACGCCCTTCAAGGCGGCCTGGAAGGAGTTCCTGGGCAACGCCGCACTCCACGGCAAGGCCGCGGTGGTCTTCGCCCAGCTGATCACCAGCGGGGTCAACCACGGGGTGCACGCCTTCTACGTCCCGCTCCGTGATGAGACCGGCGGCTTCCTGCCGGGCATCGGTGGCGAGGACGATGGATACAAGGGCGGGCTCAACGGCATCGACAACGGCCGGCTGCACTTCGACCACGTGCGCATCCCCCGTACCAACCTGCTGAACCGCTACGGCTCCGTGGACGAGAAGGGCGGCTATTCCTCGGACATCGCCTCCCCCGGCCGCCGGTTCTTCACTATGATCGGCACCCTGGTCCAGGGCAGGGTCTCCCTCGCTCTGTCCGGTGCCTCCGCCTCCGCCCTGGCCCTGACCGGTGCCATCACCTACGGCAATCAGCGCCGGCAGTTCAACGCGACCTCGGACACGCACGAGGAGGTGCTGATGGACTACCAGCTCCACCAGCGCCGCCTGATCGATCGCCTCGCCCGGACCTATGCCGACACCTTCGCCGCCAACGAGTTGCTGGAGAAGTTCGACGCCGTGTTCTCCGGGGAGTCAGACACCGACGAGGACCGGCAGGAACTCGAGACACTGGCCGCGGCCATCAAGCCACTGGCGACCTGGAACGCACTGGACACGCTGCAGGAATCCCGTGAGGCCTGTGGTGGTGCGGGATACATGGCGAAGAACCGCTTCGCCTCGCTGCGCCACGACCTGGACATCTTCGTGACCTTCGAGGGAGACAACAACGTCTTGCTCCAGCTGGTCGGCAAACGACTGCTCTCTGACTACTCCAAGGACCTGACCAACCTCTCCATCGGAGCCCTGTCCCGCTACGTCCGGGGCCAGGCCACCGAGGCCGTCGTGTACCGGTCCGGCCTGCGCCGCGTGGTGCAGTCAGTGCAGGATGCGGGCTCGGAGCGCAAGAGCGCCAGTTGGTTCAAGGATGCCGAGGTCCAGAGGGCTCTGCTCGAGGATCGGGTGCGGACCAAGACCGGGGCCGTCGCCCAGGCCCTGATGCCGGTGGCTCGGAAGTCCCAGGCCGAACAGGCCGCCACCTTCAACCTGCACCAGGCGGACCTGATCGATGCCGCCCGCAATCACGGCGAATTGCTCGAATGGGAGGCGTTCACGCGGGCGATCGAGCAGATCGAGGACGATCACACCCGCCAGGTCATGACCTGGATGCGCAACCTCTTCGCCTTGCGGGTGATCGAGGACGACCTGGGCTGGTTCTTGGAGACCGGCCGGATCTCCCCGCAACGTGCACGCACCCTGCGAACCTACATCAACCGTCTGGCGGCCCGCCTGCGTCCGCACGCGCAGACCCTGGTCGATGCCTTCGGCTACGAGCAGGAGCATCTGCGGATGGACATCACCACCGGGGACGAGGCGCGGCGTCAGGACGAGGCCGCTGAGTACTACCGCAAGCTGCGTGCCTCGGCGGATGCCCCCATCCACGAGAAGGTCCTGCACCAGCGGGAGAAGAACGCGGCCAAGCGCAGAAACGGCAGAAACCAGGACAGGAAATAG
- a CDS encoding glycosyltransferase family 2 protein, translating to MTGPGAASRKPERTTVVVATRNRREELLAYLGHHEAPVIVVDNASTDGSPEAIEAAFPSVRVVRLSRNHGAEARSVGARLAETEFVAFADDDSWWSPGALRRGEEHFADHPRLGLLAASIAVGPDEVPDPINAVLADSPLGPASTGSGPRLLGFVACAAMVRRSAFLQVGGFDPVVRFPGEEERVALDLAAAGWELAHAPELWVHHHPSSLREPNETRQRELLRSRLLTTVMRRPWASVGHEARTAATAGSRGRRALASALPRIPAAVRRRQPVPASVEADLARLRPQVMVSATPAPPPGGPGALHARLSVVMITYNRRAEALQSLERLTSLPERPRVVVVDNGSSDGTAPAIQERYSGDPQVVLVASPDNLGAVGRNLAMEQVTTEFVAFCDDDTWWEPGALDLAVAALSAHPLLGVVTGRILVEPGGREDPINAELLHSPVSGPEWLPGPALGSFLAGASVMRTAAFRDVGGFSPRLWLGGEEELMAADLATAGWELCHLPDMLVHHQASTVRDPHLRRRHGLRNTLWFIWLRRPVGAAVRRTRDVLSTAPRDRTTAAGITDALAGAGWVLRERRVLPPRVEERFLALEDSQRRSKARQYVS from the coding sequence GTGACGGGACCAGGGGCCGCATCCCGGAAACCTGAACGCACCACTGTGGTGGTGGCCACCCGCAACCGCCGTGAAGAGCTCCTGGCCTACCTCGGACACCACGAGGCGCCTGTGATCGTGGTGGACAACGCCTCCACGGACGGGTCGCCCGAGGCCATCGAGGCCGCCTTCCCGAGTGTGCGGGTGGTACGGCTCTCGCGGAACCACGGCGCGGAGGCCCGATCCGTGGGTGCCCGGCTGGCGGAGACGGAATTCGTCGCCTTCGCCGATGACGACTCCTGGTGGTCGCCCGGCGCCCTGCGGCGCGGCGAGGAGCACTTCGCGGACCATCCGCGCCTGGGGCTGCTGGCTGCTTCCATCGCGGTGGGGCCGGACGAGGTGCCGGACCCCATCAATGCGGTGCTGGCCGACTCCCCCTTGGGGCCGGCCTCGACCGGATCGGGACCTCGGCTCCTGGGCTTCGTAGCCTGTGCCGCCATGGTGCGCCGATCGGCATTCCTTCAGGTGGGTGGGTTCGACCCCGTGGTCCGATTCCCCGGCGAGGAGGAGCGGGTGGCGCTGGACCTGGCGGCCGCCGGCTGGGAGCTCGCCCATGCCCCGGAGCTGTGGGTCCACCACCATCCCTCGAGTCTGAGGGAGCCGAACGAGACCCGCCAGCGGGAACTGCTCCGGAGCCGGCTGCTGACCACGGTGATGCGTCGGCCCTGGGCGTCCGTGGGGCACGAGGCCCGCACGGCGGCGACAGCCGGGTCCAGGGGGCGACGAGCGCTGGCCTCCGCCCTCCCGAGGATCCCGGCGGCGGTGCGCCGCCGCCAACCGGTCCCCGCCTCCGTCGAGGCCGACCTCGCGCGGTTGCGCCCCCAGGTGATGGTGTCCGCCACGCCGGCGCCGCCGCCCGGCGGACCCGGGGCCCTTCACGCTCGGTTGTCCGTGGTGATGATCACCTACAACCGCCGGGCGGAAGCGTTGCAGTCGCTGGAACGCCTGACATCCCTGCCGGAGCGGCCCCGCGTGGTCGTCGTGGACAACGGGTCCTCTGACGGGACGGCGCCAGCCATCCAGGAGCGGTACTCGGGAGACCCTCAGGTCGTGCTGGTCGCCAGCCCCGACAACCTGGGTGCCGTGGGACGCAACCTGGCCATGGAGCAGGTGACCACCGAGTTCGTGGCGTTCTGCGACGACGACACGTGGTGGGAGCCGGGCGCCCTGGACCTGGCCGTGGCGGCGCTGTCCGCCCATCCCCTGCTGGGCGTGGTCACCGGCCGGATCCTCGTGGAGCCCGGCGGCCGGGAGGATCCCATCAACGCCGAGTTGTTGCATTCCCCCGTGTCCGGCCCGGAGTGGCTCCCGGGCCCGGCGCTCGGCAGCTTCCTGGCCGGGGCCTCGGTGATGCGCACGGCGGCCTTCCGCGACGTCGGCGGTTTCAGTCCGCGGCTCTGGCTCGGCGGCGAGGAGGAGTTGATGGCGGCGGACCTCGCCACGGCGGGCTGGGAACTGTGCCACCTGCCGGACATGCTGGTGCACCACCAGGCGTCGACGGTCCGTGATCCGCACCTGCGCCGGCGTCACGGCCTGCGCAACACCCTCTGGTTCATCTGGCTGCGCCGCCCGGTGGGAGCCGCGGTGCGCCGCACGCGCGACGTGCTCAGCACGGCGCCGCGGGACCGCACCACCGCCGCCGGCATCACCGACGCCCTGGCCGGCGCCGGCTGGGTGCTGCGCGAACGCCGGGTGCTGCCCCCGCGCGTCGAGGAGCGCTTCCTCGCGCTGGAGGACTCCCAGCGCCGCAGCAAGGCGCGTCAGTACGTCAGCTGA
- a CDS encoding glycosyltransferase encodes MTRPFGVVMVSLHTSPLAQPGQGDAGGMNVYVRQLAITLAAAGHPVWVLTRRDRTGQRVEDLTVPDVPGAARARVVPVPAGPAADVPKEELPRWVDDFAAAAPGALTAAGGCHGDDCRWVVHSHYWLSGLAGMAVAGDLNAPIVHTMHTMAAVKNARDARSSESEEREAAEQQIAAAADLLVANTPAERDELRGHYGADPARIRVVPPGVDTSVFHPDGGAHWPGRPDGLKVLFAGRIQGHKGPQVAIRAAGLVNRRASGVPPVQLHLTGAHSGADELDLPALVSAAGLEGQCADSGPVSAQELAEVYRAADVVVVPSFSESFGLVALEAQACGTPVLAHRVGGLAYAVADGETGRLVDGLDPETWAQELERIVADLPAWRRMGQAAARRAGTFGWDAMAAHMSEAYEVLSADR; translated from the coding sequence GTGACGCGGCCCTTCGGCGTGGTGATGGTGTCCCTGCACACCTCACCGTTGGCACAGCCGGGCCAGGGTGATGCCGGTGGCATGAACGTCTACGTCCGTCAGCTGGCCATCACCCTGGCCGCTGCTGGGCATCCGGTCTGGGTCCTCACGCGCCGCGACCGGACCGGCCAGCGCGTCGAGGACCTGACGGTGCCCGACGTGCCGGGAGCGGCCCGGGCCCGGGTGGTCCCGGTCCCCGCCGGCCCGGCCGCAGACGTCCCCAAGGAGGAGCTGCCGCGGTGGGTGGACGACTTCGCCGCCGCGGCCCCCGGTGCCCTGACTGCCGCGGGCGGATGCCACGGGGACGACTGTCGCTGGGTGGTGCATTCCCACTACTGGCTCTCCGGACTGGCCGGAATGGCGGTGGCCGGAGACCTGAACGCACCGATCGTGCACACCATGCACACCATGGCGGCCGTCAAGAACGCCCGGGACGCGCGGTCCAGCGAGTCGGAGGAACGGGAGGCCGCCGAGCAGCAGATCGCCGCGGCGGCCGACCTGCTGGTGGCCAACACCCCGGCCGAGCGGGACGAGCTGAGGGGCCACTACGGAGCCGATCCAGCCCGGATCAGGGTGGTCCCGCCGGGCGTGGACACGTCCGTCTTCCATCCCGACGGCGGCGCCCACTGGCCCGGTCGGCCGGACGGGCTCAAGGTCCTGTTCGCCGGGCGTATCCAAGGGCACAAGGGCCCGCAGGTGGCCATTCGGGCCGCAGGCCTGGTGAATCGGCGGGCCTCCGGTGTTCCGCCGGTGCAGCTGCACCTGACCGGTGCCCACTCGGGCGCGGATGAGCTCGACCTCCCCGCCCTGGTCTCGGCCGCCGGACTGGAGGGTCAGTGCGCGGACTCCGGTCCCGTGTCCGCGCAGGAGTTGGCGGAGGTCTACCGGGCTGCGGACGTGGTGGTCGTGCCGAGCTTCTCGGAGTCCTTCGGCCTGGTAGCCCTCGAGGCCCAGGCCTGCGGGACCCCCGTGCTGGCGCACCGGGTGGGCGGGCTCGCCTACGCCGTGGCGGACGGTGAGACCGGCCGGCTGGTGGACGGCCTGGACCCGGAGACCTGGGCACAGGAGCTGGAGCGCATCGTGGCAGACCTGCCCGCGTGGCGGCGGATGGGCCAGGCGGCGGCGCGCCGGGCCGGGACGTTCGGCTGGGACGCCATGGCGGCCCACATGTCAGAGGCGTACGAGGTGCTCTCCGCCGACCGGTAG
- a CDS encoding TetR/AcrR family transcriptional regulator — protein MNTAVKDADTPDGRATRWDEHRLQRRAELIRAARHAVHDLGPQASMGDIATHAGTSKSVFYRYFGDKNGLQAAVGERAIDFMERELLAAAETSDNALEGLYAMVSVYLRLAESSPHVYAFSTRLPPETSEATEGSGPSGPSGGPGGPSATGGQPAAMADFFERIAAVMDVHFRDYLRQQGRRPSAASATWYWPRAAIGMVRSAGESWLSTPSGADRPDAGRLARKITAWLTVGLSGTYAAVDLPDPPDHRVQPVRATSTEPPTPEQEQS, from the coding sequence GTGAATACCGCAGTCAAGGACGCCGATACGCCGGATGGCCGCGCCACCCGTTGGGACGAGCACCGCCTGCAGCGGCGCGCAGAACTGATCCGGGCCGCCCGCCACGCCGTCCACGATCTCGGACCCCAGGCGTCCATGGGCGACATCGCCACGCATGCCGGAACCTCCAAGAGCGTCTTCTACCGGTACTTCGGGGACAAGAACGGTTTGCAGGCCGCCGTGGGCGAACGCGCCATCGACTTCATGGAACGTGAGCTGCTGGCCGCCGCGGAGACCTCGGACAACGCCCTGGAGGGTCTGTACGCGATGGTCTCCGTGTACCTCAGGCTGGCCGAGTCCTCGCCCCATGTCTATGCCTTCTCGACGCGACTGCCGCCGGAGACCTCCGAGGCCACCGAGGGGTCCGGCCCGTCCGGCCCGTCCGGCGGGCCCGGCGGCCCCAGCGCCACTGGTGGGCAGCCGGCCGCGATGGCCGACTTCTTCGAGCGGATCGCCGCCGTCATGGATGTCCACTTCCGCGACTACCTGCGCCAGCAGGGCCGTCGTCCCTCCGCGGCCTCCGCCACCTGGTACTGGCCGCGGGCCGCCATCGGCATGGTCCGCTCGGCCGGAGAATCCTGGTTGTCCACCCCATCCGGCGCCGACCGGCCGGATGCGGGTCGGCTGGCCCGCAAGATCACCGCGTGGCTCACAGTGGGCCTGTCCGGCACCTATGCCGCTGTCGATCTGCCTGATCCGCCTGATCACCGTGTACAACCCGTACGAGCCACGTCCACCGAACCGCCCACTCCCGAACAGGAGCAGTCATGA
- a CDS encoding 3-oxoacyl-ACP reductase codes for MAKAPQTDTYTALVNQPLGQKLAGALGLPRPAVLRRYEPGQTLVEGSVLVLGGGHAADEAAAVLLDWGLDVRRQSAPADRYGAVVVCYDDAVTPADLSATTLQLGAVQRKLGPSARVVTVYRDPLGSGQPAVRAARRGVEGLTRSLAHEMRRGATANGIVLGENTALSTPGATGALRFLLSAKSAFVSGQFIPVSSDAGALPRDWEKPLAGKVAVVTGAARGIGAAIAATLHRDGATIVGVDVPAAGEALAGVVNSINGTALQLDITAADAGERILAHCAERHGRLDIVVHNAGITRDKKLANMDAARWDSVLAVNIESQLAMNRVFLAATGQGVVADELRIASLASTSGIAGNAGQTNYAASKAGVMGMVSATAELMGPAGTAGGGTVNAVAPGFIETEMTARMPMATREVARRLNSLQQGGRPVDVAEAIAYLVSDAAGGTSGATLRVCGQGMMGA; via the coding sequence ATGGCCAAGGCACCGCAGACCGATACCTACACCGCACTCGTCAACCAGCCGCTGGGCCAGAAGCTCGCCGGGGCCCTCGGACTGCCCCGGCCGGCTGTCCTCCGGCGCTACGAGCCCGGCCAGACACTCGTGGAGGGCTCCGTGCTCGTCCTCGGCGGCGGCCATGCCGCCGACGAGGCCGCAGCCGTCCTGCTGGACTGGGGACTGGACGTCCGCCGGCAGTCGGCTCCGGCCGACCGCTATGGCGCCGTCGTCGTCTGTTATGACGACGCCGTCACTCCGGCCGACCTGTCCGCCACCACCCTGCAGCTCGGGGCCGTGCAGCGGAAACTGGGCCCGTCGGCCCGCGTGGTCACCGTCTACCGTGATCCGCTCGGATCGGGCCAGCCCGCCGTCCGGGCCGCCCGCCGGGGCGTCGAAGGCCTGACCCGTTCACTCGCCCACGAGATGCGCCGCGGGGCCACCGCCAACGGGATCGTGCTGGGCGAGAACACCGCGCTGTCCACCCCGGGGGCCACCGGGGCGCTGCGCTTCCTGCTCTCGGCCAAGAGCGCCTTCGTCTCCGGCCAGTTCATCCCCGTCTCCTCCGATGCCGGCGCCCTGCCACGAGACTGGGAGAAACCCCTGGCGGGCAAGGTGGCCGTGGTGACCGGTGCCGCCCGGGGCATCGGTGCCGCCATCGCCGCGACCCTGCACCGCGATGGAGCGACCATCGTCGGGGTCGACGTACCGGCCGCCGGCGAGGCCCTGGCCGGCGTCGTCAACTCAATCAACGGCACCGCACTGCAATTGGACATCACCGCGGCCGATGCCGGGGAGCGGATCCTCGCGCACTGCGCTGAGCGCCATGGGCGGCTGGACATCGTGGTGCACAACGCCGGGATCACCCGGGACAAGAAGCTCGCCAACATGGACGCTGCCCGGTGGGACTCCGTGCTCGCCGTGAACATCGAGTCCCAGCTGGCGATGAACCGAGTCTTCCTGGCAGCGACCGGCCAGGGTGTCGTGGCGGACGAGCTGCGGATCGCCTCGCTCGCCTCGACGTCCGGGATCGCGGGCAACGCCGGCCAGACGAACTACGCGGCGTCCAAGGCGGGGGTCATGGGGATGGTCTCCGCCACAGCGGAACTGATGGGCCCCGCCGGAACGGCCGGCGGAGGCACCGTCAACGCGGTGGCCCCCGGCTTCATCGAGACCGAGATGACCGCCCGGATGCCGATGGCCACCCGTGAGGTCGCTCGCCGGTTGAACTCCCTCCAGCAGGGAGGCCGGCCCGTCGACGTGGCGGAGGCCATCGCCTACCTGGTCTCCGATGCGGCTGGCGGGACCTCCGGGGCCACGCTGCGTGTCTGCGGCCAGGGCATGATGGGAGCCTGA